In Chitinophagaceae bacterium C216, the genomic stretch GGGTGCGGGCACTATTGAGAAGCAGCACATGACAGAGGAAAAAGAGAAAGCCTATGTAGCAGCATTGACAGAAGCTCTACAAACGGGCCACAAGCTGCTTCAAGAGGGCAAATCCGCTCTTGATGCCGTACAAGCCGCTGTAAACGTGCTGGAAGATTCGCCTCTATTCAATGCCGGTAAAGGAGCAGTATTTACTAATGAAGGGAAAAACGAACTAGACGCTTCCATCATGGACGGGCAGACCCTAAAAGCAGGTGCCGTTGCCGGTGTTACCAATATCAAAAATCCGATCAACGCAGCACGTGCTGTAATGGAACAATCAGAACATGTAATGATGGTTGGACGAGGCGCAGAGCTGTTTGCAGCAGCCCATGGCTGCGACACTGTTCCCCCTTCATATTTTTTTACACAGGAGCGTTGGGACCAATTGCAAAGAACTATTCAAAAAGAAAGCAATGGACGCAATGCCTATCATGAACCAGATCCACGGCAGCAACAGATATACGGACTTACTGCAAAAGATGCAAAGTTTGGAACTGTTGGGGCTGTAGCATTGGATCAACAGGGCAATTTGGCGGCAGCAACTTCAACCGGGGGCATGACTAACAAGAGATATGGCCGTGTAGGCGACTCTCCTATCCTCGGTGCCGGCACATATTGCAATAACAATACAGCCGGCATATCATGTACAGGATGGGGCGAATACTTCATCAGAGCTACTGCTGCAAGCCGGGTATCAGCGTTGATGGAACTGAAAAACCTATCGGTTAGCGATGCAGCCAAACAAGTAATCGAAGAAATCGAACGTCTAGGCGGTGATGGGGGTATCATTGCTCTGGATAAGAACGGAAATGTTGCCATGGAATTCAATACATCGGGCATGTACCGTGGCACCGTGGATGAGAACGGAAAAATATCTGTACACATTTACAAGTAACAAACCATGAAAAGATTTTTGCTTAGAAAATATCTCTTATTTATAGTTCTAGCTTTAACGTGGGTATCCTCCTACGGACAAGCCTATAAAGGCGCTCTCTTCATTATCGGTGGTGGGGATCGACCTCCCCAGCTCATGAAAGCTTTAATCGAAACTGCACAATTAAGGCCTACGGATTACATTGTAGTACTTCCTATGGCAACAAGTATTCCGGAAGAATCCGTAGCATACTTCAAATCCCAAATTAAAAATTTGTGCGGCAATTACATTACCAGTTTTAATTTCAATAGAGAACAGGCAGATCATCATCAAGCATGGATCGATTCGGTTCGTAATGCCCGATTAATCTACATCACAGGTGGAGACCAAAACAAATTTATGAAAGTAGTGTATGGCACCCGCCTATATGATGCTATGCACGAGGCATTGCGCAATGGAGCTACCATCTCCGGAACGAGTGCCGGGGCCGCAGTCATGTCGCAAATAATGATTACGGGAGAAGAGCGGGAAGATAAAAAAGGTAGTTTTAAAGACATTAAAAAGAATAATACAATTACTTCCCAAGGAATGGGATTTATTACCGGCGCCATTATTGACCAACACTTCATAAAACGTAGTAGACACAACCGACTAATTAGCCTACTTGCCGATCATCCCAATAAGAAAATTGTAGGAATAGATGAAAGTACTGCAATTATCGTAAAAGGAAAAGAAGCTCGAGTTGTGGGAGAAAACCAAGTGCTTGTAATTGCATCTCCCAAGAATCTAAAAACTTTCAAAAACAACAAAGTAGCATTTAAAAACGCAAATTTCTCCTTGTTTTCAGAAGGAGACAAGTTTGCAATAAAATAGTTAGATAATTTTTTAATCAAACTTAACAGTCAAAAAATCATAAAAATGATGACACTTAAAAGACTATTGACTACCTTTTTAATTATCATAATTGCTTTGACAGGTTGTAAGAAAACAAAATACAATTTCAACGACCTTCCACCTACTGTTAAAAGCTATTTCACAGTAGCCAATAACCAGTGGAACATAAATGAAACCATTCAATTCACCAACCAATCGGAGAACGGGGATTCCTATTTTTGGGACTTTGGAGATGGAACAACATCCACTGAAAAAGATCCCAGCAAAACTTATCCTAATCCGGGTACTTATACAGTTAAACTTAGAGTAATCGGACAAGGCGGAACAGGCAACTATTCCATGGATATTGTTATCATCGACCCCAATATTATCATCGACACAGATAAAGAATTGTACTTTATCGAGTACGGTAGCAAGCTTGTACGTAAGATTTCGCTTGTCCCAGGTTCTACAGTAGAAACCGTTATCAATATGACAGGTCGCGAAGCGCATGGTATGGCCTATGATTCTATAAACAAGCATATTTATTATTGCGATTTCCAGAATACCAACTCGGGTAAGATTTGGAGGATGGATTTTGATGGCGAAAATTTAGTTGAGTTACTTTCCGGTTTGGCTTCTCCTTACGGGGTTGTGTTAAATCTGGCCGAAGGTAAAATGTACATCGCCGATGGTCCCAATGTATCCCGAGCCAATCTGGACGGTAGCGAATATGAAAAAACATTTATAACTATCCCCGGTGGAGCGATGCGTGCTGTGGCATTTAATAGCAAATCCAATACCATCTATTTTTATGAAGTAAACGATGAAAATCTTTTTGCAGCCAAAACAGACGGTACAGGGGTTGAAGCTGTTATTGAAGGCGCTTACGGCTATGGCATCTTTATAGATGAAGTAAATGACAAGATCTATTATGATGATAGAAACAATACGGGTATTATGCAGGCCAACTTAGACGGCTCTGGTATAACTAAAATTGCAAATGTTACCGGGAATAGAGGCGGTTCGGGTATAGTGGTTGATTATAAAGAAAACAAACTATACTGGGCTGAAACTAATAACGGATTTATTAAAAGAGCTAATCTCGATGGTTCTGGTGCCGAAACTTTCCTATCAGGAGTAAATAACCCCAGGGGGATGTTTATAAAATAAACACTAGAAACTAAAAGTGGCGACTCAAGGGTCGCCACTTTTTTATTCAGTATACATCGATACCATTTCTTAATTGCATTACTTCAGATACCCCAATATCTTCAGCATGCTTTGAGCTGATTGCTCTTTTGCATATACCCAATCTTCCAGTTCACCATTCTTGTTATACTCCAGAATAACATGCTTGGGTGAAGGAATCAGGCAGTGCTTAATGCCACCATACCCACTAATCTGATCCTGATAAGCTCCAGTATGAAAGAAGCCCACATATAGCGGTTCGTCATCATCGTCGCTACCTTTTTGCTTCACCTCACCAACACCGTTGCCATTGCCGTTGTCATTCTTTATTTTGGGAAGAAATACTTCGTTGATGTGTTCTTCACTATCGTAATAATCGTGTCCGTCGCAAGTGATACCTCCCAATACTACCCGCTGGTATTCGTTGTTCCATTTATTAATAGGTAACATCAGAAATTTCTCTCCAATTCCCCAAGTATCCGGTAAAGTAGTAATGAATGAGGAATCTATCATGTACCAGGTTTCACGGTCGTTCTGACGTTTTTCACCAATTACACTGTAGATATGCGCCATACTCTCTCCTACGGTATAACTCCCAAACTCAGTGTAAATATGTGGAACAGGTACCCGGGCCTTTTTGCAAGCAGATTTAATTGTACTTACAATTTCATTAATCATAAACTGATAGTCGTACTCGAAAGCCAAACTATGCTTAATGGGGAACCCGCCCCCAATATTGAGCGAATCCAATTCGGGGCATATTTTCTTGAGCTGACAATACAGATTAATACTCTTGCGCAACTCACTCCAATAGTAAATATCATCCTTAATACCCTTGTTCAGGAAAATATGCAACATCTTCAGCTGGAACTTCTCTTCATTGCCTTCAATCTCGTCTACATAAAACTCCAGTACATCCTTAGCTCTTATTCCCAATCTTGAAGTATAGAAAGGAAAGGTAGGCTCTTCTTCCGCTGCGATTCGGATACCGATTTTAAAGGGCTCTTTTGTTTTGATACTGCGCTTATACATATTGAGCTCCTCTTTATTATCCAACACCGGAATCACATTCTTAAAACCGCTATTGATAAGCTTAGCTATACGTGATGTATAGTTCTTTTGCTTAAAGCCATTACATACAATGTTTATATCTTTTGTGATCTTACGTCTTTTGTAAAGCTGATTAATGATATCGATATCATAAGCAAAAGAAGTCTCCAGGTGTACATCGTGCTTCAGCGCTTCTTCCACTACAAAAGAAAAATGAGAACTCTTCGTACAGTAGGTATAGAAGTACTGAGCGTCGTACTTATACTTACGCATAGCATTAGCAAAATACTGCTTCGCTTTGTTGATGTTCATGCCAATTTTGGGTAAGTACGTCACTTTTAGAGGGGTCCCGTGCTTCTTAACGAGCGCTTTGTAATCAATACCATTAAAGAGGAGGTCTCCATTCTTTACCTCAATTCCTTCCTGAGGAAAATTAAAGGTCTGTTCTACCAGCCCTAAGTATGAATTATTCATCTGCCATAAACCGGCTACACCGGCACTTAATGGTTTAAAAATTGAGTGCTAAATTAGGAAATATGTATAAACGATATTCTTCTAATGCCACCTAATTTCATCCAGGGTCTAACTGCGAAAAATAAATGCAATAATAAAAAAAGCAGCACAAATAAAGTGCTGCATTTTCTTAATTTTTATTTGTTACAAATAGCGTTCACTATTTAACTGAGTTTACCAAAGCTTTGAAGGCTTCCGGATTATTCATCGCTAAATCAGCGAGCACTTTTCTATCCAATCCGATTCCTTTAGCTTGCAGCTTGTTGATAAACTGAGAGTAAGTAAGTCCTTCTTCGCGTACGGCTGCATTGATACGAGCAATCCACAAAGTGCGGTATTCTCTTTTCTTTAGTTTACGACCCACATACATGTAGGTCATACCTTTCTCAACAACGTTTTTAGCAACGGTATATACATTTTTACGTTTTCCGTAAAAACCTTTAGCTTGTTTTAATATTCTTTTTCTGCGTGCTCTAGAAGCAACTGCATTTACTGAACGTGGCATGTCTTAAAGAGTTTTAAATGTGAAATTTTTGGATTGAAAATAAGAGACTCGAAATTATTTCAGTCTCAGCAGACGTTTTACGAAATCTACATTGGGTTTTGCAACTACCCCGTCAATACGCATCCCGCGTTTACGCTTAGTAGATTTTTTAGTGAGAAGGTGACGTCTGAAACTCTTTTGGTGAGTAATCTTGCCGGTTGCCGTTACTTTAAAACGCTTTTTTGCGCTAGAGTTTGTTTTTACCTTAGGCATGGTAAATAATCGATTTTATTGTTACACCCTTGAGGCGTTCCCGCACCGGCGGGACTCTTTTCGAGCCTCTTCAGGCAAATATTCGCCATTTAAAGGAGTGCAAAGGTAGGAAGTTTTTATGATTCAAAACTGAGATTTTTGCCCAAGGGCACTATTGGCTTTCAGAACGAGATTTAAAATTGATTGTCAACCATTTACGAACTGGCTCGTCTATAAATTTCAGGGCTGCCCAGGCTAATACCACCGATGCCACTAGGATAACTCCTGAATAAATATACAACGATTGCTGCCCGGGATTTGTAGCCGCATAATTGCCCAAAATCCATATCATCCAGTAATGCAACATATATAGCGGATACGAAATATCGCCTAAGAAAGCACACAATTTACTCACCCAGCCTGTGGCCACCGTTCCGGCCCCAAAGGCAATAATCAACGGAAACAATAATATCACAAATAGCATTTCTGCCAGAATATCGTTGTCTCGATGCGGGAAAAAGAAAACCCCCATCAATAATGCAGCGTAAATTATAAAATGCAGTTTGTTAGGTATCACCCACCCAAAGCGGTACACCGCCACGCCCGCTAAAAAACAGCAACTCACGCGTGCATAGCCCTCCCAATAGTTTTCTCCACTCCAGCCTACACAAACGTTTCCGGCCTGCCAAGTTACCCATACAAGGGATACAGCAGCAATTGCCAGCAACACAGTCAGCAGTTTCTTATTGATGTGTACCAATACCAAAGCATAGAAAATATTAATAACGTATTCCAGCCCTAAAGACCATGCAGGTGCATTTAACGGAAATACATTTCCATAACGCCCTAAGTAGGGATAAGGGATCATCAGTACGGAGCAAATTGTGGCCACTGCAATCTTTCCCCACCCAAACTCTTCTACCGCACTTGTAGAGGCCAAAGGATCCAATAATAATCCCAATAATCCTACTATGGTCCCCAACACCACTAAGGGATGCAACCGAATCAGGCGATTAATGAAAAATCTCTTTTTACCAATCCTATGTATTCTGCTATCATACGCATAGGCAATTACAAACCCCGATAAACAAAAGAAAAAGTCTACGGCAAGATACCCATGTGCTACCGGACTTTCATTGAAATCAGGTATCAGAATTTCATAACAATGAAACACTACTACCATAATAGCTGCAATACCTCGCAGCCCATCTAATATTTCGTAATGGGGAGTTCCCGCTAATGATTTCTGAGACACCTTATAAAGTAATTAATGTGTGTACAATGGAATAGTAACAAACTCAGGTTGTAACAACTTATAAATGATGCAGAGCTCTATAGGATATAGGAAGATTATTGTATGCTATAAGTTTCTGCCGGAACAGTAGCTTTTGCCTTTTGTTTATTTCCTGTACCTTGAGGATTACAACCATACTGAGAAAAATACCAGGCCGCAGCAATTACTGCAACCGTAAATAATATCCATAATGCTCTATTTCTATTGCGTGTAGGATTTTGCCTTTGAAAAAGCTCTTCACGCATTTCGGCGGAGGTGGTTTCTCTATCGCCTACAATAGTGGCAAAGTTGGTATTTTTTCTGATGACTTTTCTGGCAGTAACCTGCGTGAAAGGGGAGAGTTTTTCCTGTTCTGCTATAAACACTACTTTGCCTTCTTCTTTAACCAGCTGTCCTACCCCATTCCACGAGATTTTTTCACCGCTATCCAGCTTCTCGTTCATTGCCTGAACAAAACTTTCAAAATCTGCTACAGCCTGCTCCCTCGATATATGCTGATTTTGGGCTAGCCAATTATAAAATGCATCCGGCTCCTCAATAACCGCATCAGATGCTGCAATAAAAACTACCGACCACCCCGGAGGCAACAGTGTTTGTTCTGCACGATTGGCATTAGCTCCTGCAGACTTCAATTCAAAAACACCTATTTGTGGAATTGTCAGGCGCTTATACTCAAATAAGTATCTTGTCAATGCATCAAACATATCCAAAATTTGTAACGAATATAGTAATTCACGGGAGAACCATTCGATTATTTACATTTTTCCTTTAGTAGCACTAAGACTAATTATACACTTAGCGGGGCGCTACATGATACTAATTTCCTAAGTTTGTCCAGTTTAAAATCCTCTTATATGAAACTAATGACCAGTAAGTATTCTGAACCCTCTGTAAGCATAAGTTTATTGTTATTACGTGTAGTAGCAGGCTCCACAATGCTTATGAATCACGGATTGAGAAAACTTTCCAATTTTAACAATATCGTTGCTAAAGGTTTTGCAGACCCTTTTCATATTGGCGCCAAAGCTTCCTTGGGACTTACCATATTTGCAGAAGTTTTTTGTGCCGGCCTTATCATTATCGGATTGTTGACCCGTATAGCATCACTACCATTGATTGTGGCCATGACTGTGGCTTTATTCTTCGCACATAGTGGAGATCTATATGGTGAAGGAGAGTCTGCTGGTATTTTTCTCACAATATTTGTAGTATTGTTTTTGATGGGGCCAGGTAAATTTAGTCTTGATAAAAAAATAGGCAAATAATCATCATATGTATAGTCATGAAACCAAAATAAGAGTACGTTATGCCGAAACCGACCAGATGGGAGTGGTGTATCATGGCAATTATTTCCAATACTTTGAAGCAGCCCGTGGCGAGTGGCTCAGAAGCCTTGGCTTTTCTTATGCCGATATGGAAAAGTCGGGCATCATCATGCCGGTTGTAGAAGTGCAGTGCAAATATCTACGTCCCGCACTGTATGATGAGCTTATTACCGTGAAGGTTATTCTGCAGGAATTACCACAACATCATAAAATCACATTTCTACAGGAGATATATAATGAAGGCAATGAATTGTTGGCCAGCGGAAGAGTAATATTGTTTTTTATGAATGTACAAAATAAACAGCGTGCCAAAATGCCTGAGGCCTTATATGAAAAGCTAAAACCCTTCTTCAACGACGATGTCGCACACGGCGCATAATCTCTACGAAATCGAGAACGTATATCCTCCGAAGCATCCTGATACAGGTGAGGCCGCATCGCCTTTATGGTATAAAGGGATTTATAGCATTGTGTTATATCTGGGGCTGGGTTATATGCTTTTGAGAAGATGGGACTTATTATTACTAATCTTCGGCATTGTACTGCTTCATGAACTGGGCCATTTTTTTGCAATGCGTTATTATCATTATACGGATATCGGCATTCTGTTTCTTCCTTTTATCGGCGCATGGGTTCAAGGCAATAAAAACGAAATTAGTCAACGACAAAGCATCATCATCCTCTTGGCCGGCCCCGTACCGGGGATATTACTGGGATTGTTGCTACACTGGCTGGATGGCAGCAAAAACATTTATGTGGGAGCCATTCCATTGGGATTTATTGCACAACTATTAATATGGGCCAATCTACTCAATTTACTCCCCCTCTATCCGCTAGATGGCGGCCAGTTATTACATCGTATCTTTCTAGATGAAGAAGAACGATTCATCCATATTTCCATGTTGCTTTCTATCATTGCAACAATATGGATTAGTACAAGCACGCATTTTTACCCATTATTAATCATTCCGGCTTTACTGATTTATCGCTTCATCAATGACCGAAGTAATGTAAAGCTGGAAAAAGCCATTGAAGCTTCTGGCATTGACGTCAACACCACTTATGAAGCTCTTAGCAATGAAGCATATTGGAAATTGCGGGCTATATTAATTCAACATATTCCTTACCTACATCATGTAAAAACTGGGCCTCCATATGTTTATGATACAAATGAAAGCCGTATTGTACAATTAGTAAAAGCAGTATTACAAAAAAATTTACTGCTGGATGTTTCGGCCAAAGGGAAAATTGTATTGGCTATTGTGTGGCTTGTACTGCTTAGTCTGCCTTGGTTGTTCGATATCGATTTCTTACTTTTAAAATATCTCACCCCATAATTCTCATACTTAAAATGCATATTATGAAAATTCCCAAAGGTCATCAGCCGCTAATGCCCTATTTAATCCTGAAAAACGCCCACAGCTTTATCGATTTCACCAAGCATGTATTTAATGCTGAGGAAGTATTCAAAAGCTACAGAGATAACGATAATCAGATTATCATGCATGCCGAAGTGCGAATCAACGGTTGCAATATTATGTTTGCCGATGTAACCGAATTTTACGAAGTAGCCAATGCCAACCTATTCGTATACGTAGAAAATGCGGATGAAACATTTCAGAAAGCAATAGAAAACGGAGCTACGGTTATCAATGAGCTAGCAGATCAGGACTATGGTCGCAGTTGTGGGGTACAGGATTCATTTGGCAATGTATGGTGGATTACCAGCATGAAATAATTTCCCTCTAAAGGAAGTCGTCTCGTGATTTTCGCTATTAAAAGATAGGTATATAATCAAACGCTACCTTCGGGACACTGAAACAGTAAAATGCACTTTTTTGTCAACATCTTTTACTCCTGAGGTCGGATAGGGGGTGATACTATCAAGAGTAAATAGATATTTGGAACCCTCAGCTGATAGCAAATATGTTTCACTCATCCCTAACCTTTGACAATCTACCCCGGTACACAACTGTACATTTCGCTCACTCTTGTTGCTAATATCTACATGCAGGACAGCTACCGCCTCGCCTCCTCTTATACACTGAACACCTTTAGGACAACGACTTTCGCGTATTTCCTTAAGAGTAATAGTAGCATTGCTCACGGTAATCTTTTCATTTACCTTCAAAACAAAGTTGCTACCGCCTTCTTCACCCACAGGTATTGCCTTACGGGAGCAGGCAATAGCAACAATACATATTGCCATTAGCAAATAACTTTTCATATAACTGCTATTTGTTATTATTCATAACAGAAATTATACAACAGGCAGTTTCCAACCATTGTGGTAGATCGGCTTTACAAGCTGGGTAGCTTTCTCAACATTGAACTTGTTCTGCGCTTCATTCCAGTAAATTTTTTCGCCAGTGCGAACGGCGATATTTCCAAAGTGACTAACAATAGCTACTTTAGCTCCGGCTTCAAAAGGACAGTTCAAATCTTCTTTTTTTCTTGACTTTACCACATCGATAAAGTTGGCAGCATGTTTTTGCAAGCCATTATCGGAGGCCTTTGTCCAAGGTACTGCTTCAATTTTATCTCTATCGGGTCTTACTTCCCAACCAGCTCTACTCAATAGCAACGTACCATTCTCTCCTATAAAAGCTATACCGTGCTGCATTCCGTACAACCCTACTCCAGTAGCCATATTATGCTCCCAGCTCATCTGAAAATCGCCAAAATCATACAGTGCTGTTTGGATATCCGGTGTTTCACGGGCATCATTTGGGAAAACGTATTTACCACCGGTAGCCATTACAGATTTTGGAATACCGGCTTTCATACCTAATAATACCATATCAATCAGGTGGACGCCCCAGTCTGTCATCAGGCCGCCAGCATAATCCCAAAACCATCTGAACTCATAATGAAAATGATTCTTATTAAACGGACGCTTTCGGGCGGGGCCCAACCACATGTCATAATTTACCCCTGCAGGAACCGGAGAATTGGGCACTACAGGCAGCGGTTGAGTACCCGTACGGTACATCCAAGCTTTGGCAGCACTAATTTTCCCTAATTTTCCAGAATGAACAAAGGCTATGGCGTCATTAAAATGTTGTTGACTGCGTTGCCATTGAGCAACCTGCACTACACGTCCATAGCGTTGTACAGCTTTGTTCATCAATTGTGCTTCATAAATGGAATTAGCTACGGGCTTCTCACAGAAAACATCCTTTCCTGCAGAGCAGGCATCGATCAATTGCAGGCAGTGCCAGTGATCGGGTGTTGCAACAACCACAATATCCACATCTTTATCAGCCAGCATCTTTCGGTAATCGGAGTATATGCGAGGCTTAATGTTCAGCTTACTTAATTCTTCTTTGCGTTTGCTCAATACATTTTCGTCAATATCACACAATGCAACGCACTCCACCTCAGGAACTTTCAAAAGTGCGTTGAGATTGCTCCACCCCTGTCCTCTGCATCCTATAACTCCAAGGCCTATTTTATCGTTAGAAGAAATATTTCTTTTCATTGCAAGTAAATCCGCAGAAAGAAAAGCTCCTGCACCTAATACTGTGGCTCTTTTGATGAATTCGCGGCGTGTATTCATTTGCTCTTAATTTAAAAATGATCTATAAAATAATTATGGCTTAAAATTCAATACATTTGGCTATTCTAAGACGTGTTATTGGTCTTCTACCATTTTTTTTATAATCTTTTGGCAAGAATCGCACATTTCTAACGTCACAATGTAATCATAAAAATAAAAATATCACATAAACCAATGAAAAAAGTATTGTTTGCGATTGCGCTCATGGTAACCTCTACCATGACTATGGCCCAATGGAAAAGTTTATTCAACGGTAAAAATTTAACAGGCTGGAAACAGCTGAACGGAAAAGCCAAGTATGAAGTAAAGAACGGTACCATTG encodes the following:
- the pepE gene encoding Peptidase E, with translation MKRFLLRKYLLFIVLALTWVSSYGQAYKGALFIIGGGDRPPQLMKALIETAQLRPTDYIVVLPMATSIPEESVAYFKSQIKNLCGNYITSFNFNREQADHHQAWIDSVRNARLIYITGGDQNKFMKVVYGTRLYDAMHEALRNGATISGTSAGAAVMSQIMITGEEREDKKGSFKDIKKNNTITSQGMGFITGAIIDQHFIKRSRHNRLISLLADHPNKKIVGIDESTAIIVKGKEARVVGENQVLVIASPKNLKTFKNNKVAFKNANFSLFSEGDKFAIK
- the speA gene encoding Biosynthetic arginine decarboxylase, which translates into the protein MNNSYLGLVEQTFNFPQEGIEVKNGDLLFNGIDYKALVKKHGTPLKVTYLPKIGMNINKAKQYFANAMRKYKYDAQYFYTYCTKSSHFSFVVEEALKHDVHLETSFAYDIDIINQLYKRRKITKDINIVCNGFKQKNYTSRIAKLINSGFKNVIPVLDNKEELNMYKRSIKTKEPFKIGIRIAAEEEPTFPFYTSRLGIRAKDVLEFYVDEIEGNEEKFQLKMLHIFLNKGIKDDIYYWSELRKSINLYCQLKKICPELDSLNIGGGFPIKHSLAFEYDYQFMINEIVSTIKSACKKARVPVPHIYTEFGSYTVGESMAHIYSVIGEKRQNDRETWYMIDSSFITTLPDTWGIGEKFLMLPINKWNNEYQRVVLGGITCDGHDYYDSEEHINEVFLPKIKNDNGNGNGVGEVKQKGSDDDDEPLYVGFFHTGAYQDQISGYGGIKHCLIPSPKHVILEYNKNGELEDWVYAKEQSAQSMLKILGYLK
- the iaaA gene encoding Isoaspartyl peptidase, which produces MKSIIKTIVLCAGISSLALQSCTNKAIEDKNTKYVMVIHGGAGTIEKQHMTEEKEKAYVAALTEALQTGHKLLQEGKSALDAVQAAVNVLEDSPLFNAGKGAVFTNEGKNELDASIMDGQTLKAGAVAGVTNIKNPINAARAVMEQSEHVMMVGRGAELFAAAHGCDTVPPSYFFTQERWDQLQRTIQKESNGRNAYHEPDPRQQQIYGLTAKDAKFGTVGAVALDQQGNLAAATSTGGMTNKRYGRVGDSPILGAGTYCNNNTAGISCTGWGEYFIRATAASRVSALMELKNLSVSDAAKQVIEEIERLGGDGGIIALDKNGNVAMEFNTSGMYRGTVDENGKISVHIYK
- the rpmI gene encoding 50S ribosomal protein L35, giving the protein MPKVKTNSSAKKRFKVTATGKITHQKSFRRHLLTKKSTKRKRGMRIDGVVAKPNVDFVKRLLRLK
- the iolG_12 gene encoding Inositol 2-dehydrogenase/D-chiro-inositol 3-dehydrogenase codes for the protein MNTRREFIKRATVLGAGAFLSADLLAMKRNISSNDKIGLGVIGCRGQGWSNLNALLKVPEVECVALCDIDENVLSKRKEELSKLNIKPRIYSDYRKMLADKDVDIVVVATPDHWHCLQLIDACSAGKDVFCEKPVANSIYEAQLMNKAVQRYGRVVQVAQWQRSQQHFNDAIAFVHSGKLGKISAAKAWMYRTGTQPLPVVPNSPVPAGVNYDMWLGPARKRPFNKNHFHYEFRWFWDYAGGLMTDWGVHLIDMVLLGMKAGIPKSVMATGGKYVFPNDARETPDIQTALYDFGDFQMSWEHNMATGVGLYGMQHGIAFIGENGTLLLSRAGWEVRPDRDKIEAVPWTKASDNGLQKHAANFIDVVKSRKKEDLNCPFEAGAKVAIVSHFGNIAVRTGEKIYWNEAQNKFNVEKATQLVKPIYHNGWKLPVV
- a CDS encoding Putative esterase gives rise to the protein MYSHETKIRVRYAETDQMGVVYHGNYFQYFEAARGEWLRSLGFSYADMEKSGIIMPVVEVQCKYLRPALYDELITVKVILQELPQHHKITFLQEIYNEGNELLASGRVILFFMNVQNKQRAKMPEALYEKLKPFFNDDVAHGA
- the rplT gene encoding 50S ribosomal protein L20; translation: MPRSVNAVASRARRKRILKQAKGFYGKRKNVYTVAKNVVEKGMTYMYVGRKLKKREYRTLWIARINAAVREEGLTYSQFINKLQAKGIGLDRKVLADLAMNNPEAFKALVNSVK